A window of Candidatus Hydrogenedentota bacterium contains these coding sequences:
- a CDS encoding sensor histidine kinase: protein MKIKLDKAIAYFYPSPSFEQIYFETIANAIDAGATEVSIDIYIESFAKPETLSITIKDNGVGFTDRNFGKFSHLLDADSKDHKGLGRLVLLVYFSDVHVSSVFGKSNRREFDFTRDFGGEEKTTSLEGNESANGTTIKCESFLGERIKSYDYLRPSTIRERLLEHFFPLFFHKKQGKEELSIKIRLDTKTPNQEHNFYNSTSNLTLSDVPELTAVDFKDDSIDLIENITVHYRIDNDKLAPKSVLTAFCVDGRTIKELLVPLTSIPEGHQLVFLFTSNLFSSTDASRQSIDLTRLPEKPLMAALRRQVASIIDQSISEVQERNVEIDRNIREKFPHLAGYFPTDTIGIIQREDAIEQAQRQFFLDQKDVLECTELDEKQYEKALNISARVLTEYILHRVQIIRRLKSISHENSESDIHNLIVPMRQTLRRDGAMADIYNNNIWVFDDKYMSYSTILSDESMEKVLSEITLEVEASDGRPDLTIVFSGDPATSPKVDVVLIELKKLGVSLAQKEEVVSQLRQRARRLLEYFPDRINRIWFYGLTEIDDEFRRSLMENDFQELYSLGTMFYKPQDIYPFNKDEKFIVDMYVMTYDTLLRDAESRNSTFLNLLKYRIQNPGLQQEYTPPQ, encoded by the coding sequence ATGAAAATAAAACTTGACAAAGCAATCGCCTACTTCTATCCGTCGCCCAGTTTTGAGCAAATCTATTTCGAAACAATTGCTAACGCTATAGACGCTGGCGCAACCGAAGTAAGCATAGATATCTATATAGAGTCTTTTGCTAAACCTGAAACTCTGTCCATTACTATAAAAGATAACGGTGTTGGGTTTACCGACCGTAACTTCGGTAAGTTTTCGCACCTGTTGGATGCGGATAGCAAGGATCATAAAGGCCTAGGGCGACTCGTACTGTTGGTTTATTTTTCCGACGTACACGTATCAAGTGTGTTTGGGAAAAGCAATCGAAGGGAATTTGACTTTACAAGAGATTTTGGAGGCGAGGAGAAGACGACCTCATTAGAAGGCAATGAGTCTGCCAACGGTACGACTATAAAATGCGAGTCATTTCTTGGTGAACGAATAAAGAGTTACGATTACTTGCGTCCTTCAACGATTCGGGAACGACTGCTCGAACATTTCTTCCCCCTCTTCTTTCACAAGAAGCAAGGAAAAGAAGAACTCAGCATCAAGATACGCCTGGATACGAAGACTCCGAATCAAGAACACAATTTTTACAATTCTACGAGCAACTTAACCTTATCTGATGTTCCCGAGCTAACGGCAGTCGACTTTAAGGACGATAGTATTGACCTAATTGAGAATATCACGGTACATTATCGCATCGACAACGACAAGCTAGCGCCCAAGTCTGTACTAACCGCTTTCTGCGTCGATGGCCGCACGATTAAAGAGCTCCTTGTTCCGCTGACTAGCATTCCTGAAGGGCATCAGCTCGTCTTCCTGTTTACATCTAATCTTTTTTCTAGTACAGACGCATCTAGGCAATCGATCGATCTGACCCGCCTGCCGGAGAAGCCCCTTATGGCTGCTTTGCGTCGACAAGTCGCAAGTATAATCGATCAGAGCATTTCGGAAGTTCAAGAACGAAACGTGGAGATCGATAGGAACATTCGTGAAAAATTCCCACACTTGGCAGGGTATTTTCCTACCGACACCATTGGAATTATTCAGAGAGAAGATGCGATTGAGCAGGCCCAGCGCCAGTTTTTTTTGGATCAGAAGGATGTGCTTGAATGCACTGAACTGGACGAAAAACAGTACGAAAAAGCGCTCAACATATCTGCGCGCGTTCTTACGGAGTACATCCTGCATCGAGTCCAAATTATCCGCAGACTTAAATCTATATCGCATGAGAATTCCGAATCAGATATTCACAACCTTATAGTTCCTATGCGTCAGACTTTGCGTCGCGATGGGGCTATGGCGGATATATACAACAACAACATATGGGTGTTTGATGATAAGTACATGAGCTACTCGACAATACTTAGTGATGAAAGCATGGAAAAGGTGCTCAGTGAGATAACTCTTGAGGTGGAGGCTAGTGATGGCAGACCCGATCTCACCATAGTGTTTTCCGGCGACCCCGCTACATCCCCCAAAGTGGATGTTGTTCTAATAGAACTTAAGAAGTTGGGGGTTTCATTGGCTCAAAAGGAAGAGGTTGTGAGCCAGCTGCGCCAACGGGCCCGGAGGCTTCTTGAGTACTTTCCCGACAGGATTAATCGTATTTGGTTCTACGGCTTAACTGAGATCGATGACGAATTTCGCCGTTCATTGATGGAAAACGACTTCCAAGAGCTATACTCACTCGGGACAATGTTCTATAAGCCGCAGGATATCTACCCGTTTAACAAGGATGAAAAATTTATTGTTGATATGTATGTAATGACGTATGATACATTGCTGAGAGATGCAGAATCGCGAAATTCAACTTTTCTAAATTTGCTCAAGTATCGAATTCAAAACCCCGGGTTACAACAGGAATACACGCCCCCACAATAG
- a CDS encoding patatin-like phospholipase family protein: MAYPFKNLIFEGGGVKGIAYVGVLQELEKRKILKQIERVGGTSAGAINAVLLALKYSRKEIQDILWGMQFRNFLDDSWGIVRDSKRVIDEYGWYRGDYFRNWIGNLIAEKTGNPHSTFNDLEKKGFPLLYLVGTNLSTGYAEVFSAEHTPRERVADATRISMSIPLFFAAVRNGRGDVYVDGGVFDNYPVKLFDREKYIQPNVIPTHGRDTAYYAKANGTLPPGSSPYLYNKETLGFRLDTGREIAMFRDGAEPVRRTIDSFFGYSAALVRSVLNVQNNQHLHSDDWQRTIYINTLGVSTTDFDIADAMKKELVQEGLKGARKYFEWYDQNDPNDPPVNYVAG, translated from the coding sequence ATGGCCTACCCATTCAAGAACCTAATCTTCGAAGGTGGCGGTGTCAAGGGCATCGCCTATGTTGGCGTTCTTCAGGAGTTGGAAAAGCGGAAGATCCTGAAGCAGATCGAACGGGTCGGGGGTACTTCGGCGGGCGCGATCAATGCCGTCTTGCTTGCCCTGAAATACAGCCGCAAGGAGATCCAGGATATCCTCTGGGGCATGCAGTTTCGGAATTTTCTTGATGATTCTTGGGGTATTGTCCGCGACTCAAAGCGGGTAATTGATGAGTACGGATGGTATCGCGGCGACTATTTCCGCAACTGGATTGGCAATCTCATCGCTGAGAAAACCGGGAATCCGCATTCGACATTCAACGATCTGGAGAAAAAGGGCTTTCCCTTACTGTACCTGGTCGGGACGAATCTCAGCACAGGTTACGCCGAAGTCTTCTCCGCGGAGCATACGCCCCGAGAACGGGTGGCCGACGCGACGCGCATTTCCATGTCGATACCCCTCTTCTTCGCCGCCGTCCGGAATGGGCGCGGCGATGTCTATGTGGATGGCGGCGTTTTTGACAACTATCCGGTCAAGCTCTTCGACCGGGAAAAATACATTCAGCCGAATGTCATACCGACGCACGGCAGGGATACCGCATATTACGCCAAGGCCAACGGCACCCTGCCACCAGGCAGCAGCCCCTATCTCTATAATAAAGAAACGCTCGGATTTCGTCTCGACACAGGACGTGAGATTGCGATGTTCCGCGACGGCGCGGAGCCTGTTCGCCGCACAATCGACAGTTTCTTTGGCTACTCCGCAGCCTTGGTGCGTTCAGTACTCAATGTACAGAACAACCAGCATTTGCACAGCGATGACTGGCAGCGCACAATCTACATCAACACGCTGGGCGTAAGCACCACGGACTTCGACATCGCGGATGCCATGAAGAAGGAACTCGTCCAAGAAGGCCTTAAGGGCGCGCGGAAGTACTTCGAGTGGTACGACCAAAACGACCCCAATGACCCGCCGGTGAATTACGTGGCAGGGTAG
- a CDS encoding glycoside hydrolase family protein, translating to MHISIDRSVGRSEKGAENVSRDVAVLQNHLATLSELLARPQYNPGKIDALIGAVDDDSATIQAIEAFQRVNQLAVDGVVGREGETIREIHRQLELALGNANDGNPNPPGQEYFPFTAIPRSSWKTGGRAFGAVREGGKRAHAGCDLYLKHGTWVHAMADGRVVRGPYPFYAHTFAIEVEHGDYVARYGEIRPACIVREGDIVRAGQRIGMVGHLVGISVPCDMLHLEMYGGSATGPLSVDSAHSKRDAQGVPFNRRSDLLDPTNHLDKLKTSTPLDFLADMATPIGRPLHEEQLRRRVNTAGVALVKEFEGFYENSYRCPAGVWTIGYGHTRSVSRGQTITRAEAEALLQSDLASAGTDVQRLIDVPLSDNQFAALASFTFNVGPGALEASTLRKKLNRGQYDAVPIEMGRWVNATVNGVKTTLRGLVRRRAAEAELWLQPEGALDLDPRMPHRVEVA from the coding sequence ATGCACATAAGTATCGATAGATCGGTTGGACGGAGCGAAAAAGGCGCCGAAAACGTTTCACGAGACGTGGCTGTCTTGCAGAATCACCTGGCGACACTGTCCGAGCTCCTAGCTCGCCCCCAGTACAACCCAGGCAAGATCGACGCGTTGATTGGCGCAGTGGATGATGATTCAGCAACGATTCAGGCGATTGAAGCGTTCCAGCGGGTAAACCAACTCGCGGTTGATGGCGTTGTCGGGCGGGAAGGAGAGACAATTCGGGAGATACATCGTCAACTTGAACTTGCCCTCGGAAACGCAAATGATGGCAATCCCAATCCACCGGGGCAAGAGTACTTTCCATTCACCGCCATTCCGCGGTCAAGTTGGAAGACCGGCGGGCGGGCCTTCGGAGCCGTGCGGGAGGGAGGAAAGCGCGCTCATGCCGGATGTGACCTGTATCTCAAACACGGAACTTGGGTTCATGCCATGGCCGACGGGCGCGTGGTTCGAGGGCCGTATCCATTCTACGCGCACACCTTTGCAATTGAGGTGGAGCATGGCGACTATGTCGCGCGATATGGGGAAATACGACCAGCGTGTATCGTCAGGGAGGGAGACATCGTACGGGCGGGACAGCGCATAGGGATGGTAGGTCATCTGGTTGGGATTAGTGTGCCATGCGATATGTTGCATCTGGAGATGTATGGCGGTTCCGCGACCGGTCCCTTGAGCGTTGATTCGGCACACTCAAAACGTGATGCGCAAGGTGTGCCTTTCAATCGCCGGTCGGATCTCTTGGATCCGACGAACCATCTTGACAAGTTAAAAACATCCACCCCTTTGGACTTCCTCGCGGACATGGCCACTCCGATTGGGCGGCCGCTGCATGAGGAACAACTCCGGCGCCGGGTGAATACGGCAGGAGTTGCACTCGTTAAGGAATTTGAGGGGTTCTACGAGAATTCGTACAGATGTCCTGCCGGTGTCTGGACGATCGGTTACGGCCATACGCGCAGCGTATCGCGAGGCCAGACGATCACACGTGCCGAGGCAGAGGCGTTGCTTCAGTCGGATTTGGCTTCTGCGGGCACCGATGTGCAGCGACTTATTGATGTCCCGCTTAGTGACAACCAGTTCGCCGCCCTGGCAAGCTTCACCTTTAATGTGGGGCCGGGCGCGCTGGAGGCCAGCACGTTACGGAAAAAGCTCAATCGTGGGCAGTATGATGCAGTTCCCATCGAGATGGGGCGTTGGGTCAATGCCACCGTGAACGGCGTGAAAACGACTTTGCGCGGACTAGTACGACGTCGCGCTGCCGAAGCAGAACTGTGGCTGCAGCCGGAAGGTGCGCTGGACCTAGATCCAAGAATGCCGCATCGGGTTGAGGTGGCGTAG
- a CDS encoding class I SAM-dependent DNA methyltransferase — protein sequence MPSLSWNEIRHRAIQFAHEYADATDERREAQSFWNDFFGVFGIKRRLVASFEEPVKSLKDTWHFIDLFWKGKLLAEHKSAGRPLDRAGSQAFNYIQELKNQRRDDEIPRYIVLSDFQRIVLHDLEPEPGEPPFIEFPLEELHRHVKHFAFLIGQKTHRFGEEDEANLQAAALMADLHDAVADGGYPTEFLERMLVRLLFCLFADDTGIFETAQFDLWIHNRTREDGSDLGPQLNHLFEVLNTPPERRGRHLEEDLAAFPYINGQLFADHLPTASFSRDMRNRLAAACRFDWSRISPAIFGSLFQGIMDKKERRQIGAHYTSERDILKVIRPLFLDALREEFGQIQKDSRPAHRNNRLEAFQLKLRALKFLDPACGCGNFLVIAYRELRRLELDVLNARHHFDRREQEFEFGEVSKLSLVDVDQFYGIEIGEWPARIAETALWLTDHQMNTELSLSTGNMFQRIPLEATPHIQCANALRMDWNDLLPAEECAYVLGNPPFIGAKWQTTEQRSELKLIAGDIKSSGLLDYVTLWYFKAARYIQNTAIRCAFVSTNSITQGEQVGVFWSELRRLGIKIHFAHRTFSWQSEAKGKAHVHVVIIGFGLLDVENKAIYDYENLKAEPKRQPATNINPYLVDGPDAILQRRSTPVCDVPRMVSGNKPIDDGNYLMTPDEKTAFLAKEPEAAPYFKQWLGGQEFLNGIERWCLWLGDASPAALRNLPECGRIIEKVKVFRAASKSAPTQKLAQSPRRFHTEFIATQPYLALPQVSSERRFYIPIAYLDTDVICGDKLRLVEHATPYHFGVLTSAMHMAWMRAVSGRLKSDYQYSVAITYNNFPWPPSPSDDQRARVEECAQGVLDARQPHLDNGATLADLYDPLYMPAPLLKAHQNLDRAVDRCYRKEKFETERERVEFLFGLYEEMVASS from the coding sequence GTGCCCAGCCTGTCCTGGAACGAAATCCGGCACCGCGCCATCCAATTCGCCCATGAATACGCCGACGCCACCGACGAGCGCCGCGAGGCCCAGTCCTTCTGGAACGACTTCTTCGGCGTCTTCGGCATCAAGCGCCGACTCGTCGCCTCCTTCGAGGAGCCCGTAAAGAGCCTCAAGGACACCTGGCACTTCATCGACCTCTTCTGGAAGGGCAAGCTCCTCGCCGAGCACAAAAGCGCCGGACGCCCCCTCGACCGCGCCGGCTCCCAGGCCTTCAACTACATCCAGGAGCTCAAAAACCAGCGCCGCGACGACGAAATACCCCGCTATATCGTCCTCTCCGACTTCCAGCGCATCGTCCTGCACGATCTGGAGCCCGAGCCCGGCGAGCCCCCCTTCATCGAGTTCCCCCTCGAAGAGCTCCACCGCCACGTCAAGCACTTCGCCTTCCTCATCGGCCAGAAAACCCACCGCTTCGGCGAGGAGGACGAAGCCAACCTCCAGGCCGCCGCCCTCATGGCCGACCTGCACGACGCCGTCGCCGACGGCGGCTACCCCACCGAATTCCTCGAGCGCATGCTCGTCCGCCTCCTCTTCTGCCTCTTCGCCGACGACACCGGCATCTTCGAGACCGCCCAGTTCGACCTCTGGATACACAACCGCACCCGCGAGGACGGCTCCGACCTCGGCCCCCAGCTCAACCACCTCTTCGAAGTCCTCAACACGCCCCCCGAACGCCGCGGACGCCACCTCGAAGAGGACCTCGCCGCCTTCCCCTATATCAACGGACAGCTCTTCGCCGACCACCTCCCCACCGCCAGCTTCAGCCGCGACATGCGCAACCGCCTCGCCGCCGCATGCCGCTTCGACTGGTCCCGCATCTCCCCGGCCATCTTCGGCTCCCTCTTCCAGGGCATCATGGACAAAAAGGAGCGCCGCCAGATCGGCGCCCACTACACCTCCGAGCGCGACATCCTCAAGGTCATCCGCCCCCTCTTCCTCGACGCCCTCCGCGAGGAGTTCGGCCAGATCCAGAAGGACAGCCGCCCCGCCCACCGCAACAACCGCCTCGAAGCCTTCCAGCTCAAACTCCGCGCCCTCAAATTCCTCGACCCCGCCTGCGGCTGCGGCAACTTCCTCGTCATCGCCTACCGCGAACTCCGCCGCCTCGAGCTCGACGTGCTCAACGCCCGCCACCACTTCGACCGCCGCGAACAGGAATTCGAGTTCGGCGAAGTCTCCAAGCTCTCCCTCGTCGACGTCGACCAGTTCTACGGCATCGAAATCGGCGAATGGCCCGCCCGCATCGCCGAAACCGCCCTCTGGCTCACCGACCACCAGATGAACACCGAGCTCAGCCTCAGCACCGGAAACATGTTCCAGCGCATCCCCCTCGAAGCCACCCCGCACATCCAATGCGCCAACGCACTCCGCATGGACTGGAACGACCTGCTCCCGGCGGAGGAGTGCGCCTATGTGCTCGGCAATCCGCCGTTTATTGGCGCAAAATGGCAAACGACGGAACAACGAAGCGAACTAAAGCTAATCGCAGGCGATATCAAGAGTTCCGGCCTTCTGGATTACGTTACCTTGTGGTACTTCAAGGCGGCGCGGTATATCCAAAATACTGCTATTCGATGCGCCTTTGTATCCACCAATTCCATTACCCAAGGCGAGCAGGTGGGCGTATTCTGGAGTGAATTGCGCCGCTTGGGTATCAAGATTCATTTCGCGCATCGAACGTTCTCCTGGCAAAGCGAAGCAAAGGGAAAGGCCCACGTTCATGTGGTCATTATCGGCTTTGGCCTGCTAGACGTAGAGAACAAGGCCATTTACGACTACGAGAACCTTAAAGCCGAACCCAAGCGACAACCCGCCACAAATATCAACCCTTATCTTGTAGATGGGCCAGACGCGATCTTGCAAAGGCGAAGCACGCCAGTGTGCGACGTTCCCCGCATGGTTTCCGGCAACAAGCCCATCGATGACGGCAATTACCTGATGACGCCCGATGAAAAAACTGCCTTTCTTGCCAAAGAGCCGGAGGCGGCGCCCTATTTCAAGCAATGGCTGGGAGGACAGGAATTTCTCAATGGCATTGAGCGGTGGTGCTTATGGCTCGGCGATGCCTCGCCCGCTGCATTACGCAACCTGCCGGAATGCGGACGCATAATCGAGAAAGTGAAAGTGTTTCGCGCGGCAAGCAAGAGTGCGCCCACCCAGAAACTTGCTCAATCGCCCAGGCGATTTCACACAGAGTTTATCGCCACCCAACCTTATCTGGCGCTGCCGCAGGTGTCGTCCGAAAGACGCTTCTACATTCCCATCGCTTATCTTGACACCGATGTGATTTGCGGCGATAAACTCCGGCTGGTAGAGCACGCCACACCCTATCATTTTGGCGTATTGACCAGTGCCATGCACATGGCATGGATGCGGGCGGTATCCGGTAGACTGAAGAGCGACTACCAGTATTCCGTGGCCATCACCTACAACAACTTCCCCTGGCCCCCATCCCCGTCGGACGACCAGCGCGCCCGGGTCGAGGAATGCGCCCAGGGCGTCCTCGACGCCCGCCAGCCTCACCTCGACAACGGCGCCACCCTCGCCGACCTCTACGACCCCCTCTACATGCCCGCACCCCTCCTGAAAGCCCACCAAAACCTCGACCGCGCCGTAGATCGCTGCTACCGCAAAGAAAAGTTCGAGACCGAACGGGAACGGGTGGAGTTTTTGTTTGGGTTGTATGAGGAGATGGTGGCAAGCTCGTAG